The Streptomyces luteogriseus genome includes a window with the following:
- a CDS encoding DUF6479 family protein, with amino-acid sequence MNSAWMEMAAGSGAVGIGLVVAGVVVVALLLGAFVLGVRVKRRELPTPRPDEQPRLPDGGPVRETSERREPEEVPRSDERLTPHQLKGQGTMSDRTSASQERPRWNEGSSGSFGSGGPGGG; translated from the coding sequence ATGAATAGCGCATGGATGGAGATGGCCGCGGGCAGTGGCGCCGTCGGCATCGGGCTGGTCGTGGCGGGTGTGGTGGTCGTGGCCCTGCTGCTGGGGGCCTTCGTCCTCGGCGTGCGCGTCAAGCGCAGGGAGCTGCCCACACCCCGCCCGGACGAGCAGCCGCGGCTGCCCGACGGGGGCCCGGTCCGCGAGACGAGTGAGCGCCGGGAGCCCGAGGAGGTCCCCCGGAGCGACGAGCGCCTGACCCCGCACCAGCTGAAGGGTCAGGGCACCATGAGCGACCGCACGAGCGCGTCGCAGGAGCGCCCTCGCTGGAACGAGGGCAGCAGCGGTTCGTTCGGCAGCGGCGGCCCGGGCGGCGGCTGA
- a CDS encoding SigE family RNA polymerase sigma factor produces MEQVRADGFDEFAAARWSTLLHVARLLTGGDRQRAEDLVQEALVKLWFAWPKIADQAPEAYVRTVLVRLAARSARRRWWGERPVEQLPDRAGPVDVSSAVAERSRLEAALAQLSPKQRAAVVLRYYEDLPEAQVAQALGCPVGTARSHASRGVARLRQILSDAVRPVT; encoded by the coding sequence ATGGAGCAGGTTCGGGCGGACGGCTTCGACGAGTTCGCGGCCGCCCGTTGGTCGACGCTGCTCCATGTCGCGCGTCTGCTCACGGGGGGCGACCGGCAGCGTGCCGAGGATCTGGTGCAGGAGGCGTTGGTCAAGCTGTGGTTCGCCTGGCCGAAGATCGCCGATCAGGCTCCGGAGGCGTATGTCCGCACGGTGCTGGTACGGCTGGCGGCACGCTCGGCGCGGCGGCGCTGGTGGGGGGAGCGTCCGGTGGAGCAGCTGCCCGACCGGGCCGGCCCGGTCGACGTGTCGTCCGCCGTCGCGGAGCGTTCGCGGCTGGAGGCGGCGCTGGCCCAGCTGTCGCCCAAGCAGCGGGCGGCGGTGGTGCTGCGCTACTACGAGGACCTGCCCGAAGCCCAGGTCGCACAGGCCCTGGGCTGTCCGGTGGGCACCGCCAGGTCCCATGCGTCACGCGGAGTCGCACGGCTCCGTCAGATCCTGTCCGACGCCGTCAGGCCCGTGACATGA
- a CDS encoding ferredoxin — protein MTSTTSQQELFRFLEDRFACAQACTECARACALRASLVDPDGTENQELVRRKGIMCAEVCDATCRVLSEQNQVDESTIRVQVEWCRTVCLEAAHVFDRQAGAEDSAAACRACARACTDFLATLN, from the coding sequence GTGACTTCGACGACATCCCAGCAGGAGCTGTTCCGGTTCCTGGAGGACCGTTTCGCCTGTGCGCAGGCGTGCACTGAGTGCGCGCGGGCGTGCGCGCTGCGCGCGAGCCTCGTGGATCCCGACGGCACCGAGAACCAGGAACTCGTACGACGCAAGGGCATCATGTGCGCGGAGGTCTGCGACGCGACCTGCCGTGTGCTGTCCGAGCAGAACCAGGTGGACGAGAGCACCATCCGAGTCCAGGTGGAGTGGTGCCGGACCGTGTGCCTGGAAGCCGCCCACGTCTTCGACAGGCAAGCGGGAGCGGAGGACTCGGCGGCGGCGTGCCGCGCCTGCGCAAGGGCGTGCACGGACTTCCTCGCCACCCTGAACTGA
- a CDS encoding cellulase, with the protein MDDFERDLSRLMRDTQQHAPYEPEHRQRLHAGIRTRRRSRLLWKAGGSAVAVAGLSVGLALLPGMLTRAQPADPRPQPATSPTTSPDGTPTTEPSATSPTPSRQPETTLPATTTGTITPSGTADEPVDPTPTATASESRTGTTPPAPPPAPTPTTAPPSALDSEEPSASASIE; encoded by the coding sequence ATGGACGACTTCGAGCGGGACCTGTCGCGGCTGATGCGCGACACCCAGCAGCACGCCCCCTACGAGCCCGAGCACCGGCAGCGGCTGCACGCGGGCATCAGGACCCGCCGCAGGTCGCGGTTGCTGTGGAAGGCGGGCGGGTCCGCCGTGGCCGTGGCGGGGCTCAGTGTCGGACTGGCCCTGCTGCCCGGCATGCTCACCCGGGCCCAGCCCGCCGATCCCCGGCCGCAGCCGGCGACGAGCCCGACGACCTCTCCGGACGGCACGCCGACGACCGAGCCGTCGGCGACGAGCCCGACTCCGAGCCGGCAGCCCGAGACGACCCTGCCTGCCACCACGACCGGCACCATCACTCCGTCCGGGACGGCGGACGAGCCGGTCGACCCCACCCCGACGGCCACGGCCTCCGAGAGCCGGACCGGCACGACGCCGCCCGCACCACCGCCCGCCCCGACACCGACGACGGCCCCTCCGTCCGCGCTGGACTCCGAGGAACCCTCCGCATCGGCCTCCATCGAGTAG